One window from the genome of Alistipes sp. ZOR0009 encodes:
- a CDS encoding glutamine synthetase III: MATLRFKALTDLVNKKAERLSPSCENISKYYSENVFDRAKMRQYLSPEAYESVVSAIEEGRRIDRKVADQIAAGMKAWAMDRGATHYAHWFQPLNDSTAEKHDSFFEPLWNGGSFESFKGSMLVQQEPDASSFPNGGLRNTFEARGYTAWDPSSPAFVLEGTLCIPTIFVAYTGEALDFKTPHIKSLNALDKAATDVCQYFDKDVKKVSVTLGWEQEYFIIDEGLFLARPDLMITGRTLMGNISAKDQQLEDHYFGSIPDRIKIFMEDFEVECYKLGIPLKTRHNEVAPNQYECAPMFEEANLAVDHNLLLMTVMHRVARRHKLRVLFHEKPFKGINGSGKHANWSMMTDTGTNLLSPGKTPKTNIQFLTFMINSMKAVDEHAALLLSSIASFSNSHRLGGNEAPPSIMSVFLGTTLSNILDQIEERITDKKLTPDEKTEIKLDIGRIPDILLDNTDRNRTSPFAFTGNRFEFRAVGSSSNTASPLIILNTAMAQQLVRFKAEVDNLIEVKGVKKDEAILQVLRQIIVETKKIRFEGNGYSKEWVEEAARRGLASIPDLPAAFKEFLNPKSVRLFEEFGVLNLSEIHARIDIRLEAMEKKIQIESRLLGDLAINHIIPTAVKYQNTLIENLKGLKELYGAGEFETFAAPQVDTLKTISQHIIEIRTKVLDMIEERKVANNIDAIEDKADAYYFKVLPYFEEIRYHIDKLEALIDDELWPLPKYRELLLLN, encoded by the coding sequence ATGGCAACTCTTCGATTTAAAGCACTAACAGATTTAGTAAACAAAAAGGCAGAACGGCTGTCTCCTTCTTGCGAGAATATTTCGAAGTATTATAGCGAAAATGTTTTCGATCGCGCAAAAATGCGTCAGTACTTATCCCCTGAAGCTTACGAAAGTGTGGTAAGTGCAATTGAGGAGGGGCGAAGAATCGATCGTAAGGTGGCGGATCAAATAGCCGCGGGCATGAAAGCTTGGGCCATGGATCGAGGTGCAACACACTACGCCCACTGGTTTCAACCATTAAATGACTCTACTGCCGAAAAGCATGATTCATTTTTTGAACCACTATGGAATGGTGGCTCTTTTGAGTCTTTTAAAGGTTCCATGTTGGTACAGCAGGAGCCCGATGCGTCAAGTTTTCCCAATGGCGGTTTGCGCAATACGTTTGAAGCAAGAGGTTATACCGCATGGGATCCTTCTTCTCCTGCCTTTGTTCTTGAAGGAACTCTTTGTATACCAACTATATTTGTGGCATATACGGGTGAGGCTCTTGATTTTAAAACGCCTCATATAAAATCGTTAAATGCGCTAGATAAAGCGGCTACCGATGTTTGCCAATATTTCGATAAGGATGTAAAAAAGGTAAGCGTAACCCTAGGGTGGGAGCAGGAATACTTTATAATTGATGAAGGATTGTTTCTTGCACGACCAGATCTGATGATCACCGGCCGAACGCTTATGGGAAATATTTCCGCAAAAGATCAGCAGCTAGAAGATCACTATTTTGGTTCGATTCCTGATCGGATTAAAATATTTATGGAAGATTTTGAAGTAGAATGCTATAAATTAGGTATTCCGTTAAAGACTCGTCATAATGAGGTTGCTCCCAACCAGTACGAATGTGCTCCGATGTTCGAGGAGGCTAATCTGGCGGTTGATCACAACCTGTTGTTGATGACGGTTATGCATCGTGTGGCTCGTAGACATAAGCTTAGAGTTCTTTTCCACGAAAAGCCTTTTAAAGGAATTAATGGCTCTGGAAAGCACGCCAATTGGTCTATGATGACTGATACGGGAACAAACCTGCTTTCTCCTGGGAAGACTCCTAAAACGAACATCCAATTCCTAACTTTCATGATTAACAGCATGAAAGCCGTAGATGAGCATGCCGCATTATTGCTTAGTAGCATAGCAAGTTTTTCTAACTCACATCGTTTAGGCGGTAATGAGGCTCCTCCTTCAATCATGTCGGTATTTTTGGGGACTACTCTTTCTAATATTTTAGATCAGATAGAGGAGCGAATTACAGATAAGAAGCTAACTCCTGACGAAAAAACAGAAATAAAGCTTGATATTGGGCGTATTCCAGATATCCTTCTAGATAATACTGATCGTAACCGCACCTCTCCATTTGCATTTACAGGTAATAGGTTTGAGTTTAGGGCCGTAGGTTCGTCTAGCAACACTGCTTCTCCTTTGATTATCCTTAATACAGCAATGGCTCAACAGCTGGTGAGGTTTAAGGCTGAAGTTGATAACCTGATTGAAGTAAAGGGAGTTAAAAAGGATGAGGCGATTCTACAGGTGCTTCGACAAATTATTGTAGAAACGAAAAAAATCCGCTTTGAAGGGAATGGTTATAGTAAGGAATGGGTGGAAGAGGCTGCTCGTCGTGGGTTGGCTAGTATTCCAGACCTACCTGCTGCTTTTAAGGAATTCCTTAACCCGAAGTCTGTTCGTTTATTTGAAGAGTTTGGGGTGCTCAACCTTTCGGAAATCCATGCGCGTATTGATATTCGTTTGGAAGCAATGGAGAAAAAGATTCAAATTGAATCGAGACTATTGGGCGATTTGGCTATCAACCACATTATTCCAACGGCTGTTAAATATCAGAATACCCTTATTGAAAACCTAAAAGGGCTTAAAGAGTTATACGGAGCGGGTGAGTTTGAAACATTTGCTGCACCTCAGGTTGATACGCTAAAAACAATTTCGCAGCATATTATTGAGATTCGCACAAAAGTTTTGGATATGATTGAAGAGCGAAAGGTTGCCAATAATATTGATGCGATTGAAGATAAGGCTGATGCCTACTACTTTAAGGTGTTGCCATATTTTGAAGAAATCCGCTACCACATTGATAAGCTAGAAGCGCTTATTGATGACGAGTTGTGGCCTCTCCCAAAGTATAGAGAACTGTTGCTATTGAACTAG
- a CDS encoding CAP domain-containing protein: MKLVCQIVVGALLLGSCSKESDNVAVSTTPPPVSSSKNVVNKASMLALVNEVRAKGCNCGSTYMPPVGPLTWNDNLEKAALVHTVDMITKSFFEHTGSDGSTPSQRVTNAGYSWMATGENIAMGYTSEKDVMNAWLASEGHCLNIMRKEFKELGAARVGNYWTQEFGTPR, translated from the coding sequence ATGAAACTGGTTTGTCAAATTGTTGTAGGCGCGTTGTTGTTGGGGAGTTGCAGCAAGGAAAGCGATAACGTTGCTGTTAGCACAACTCCTCCTCCTGTGTCCTCGAGTAAAAATGTAGTGAATAAAGCCAGCATGTTGGCTCTAGTTAATGAAGTTAGAGCGAAGGGGTGTAATTGTGGCTCTACCTATATGCCTCCGGTTGGTCCCTTAACGTGGAACGATAACTTAGAAAAGGCAGCACTAGTGCATACCGTAGATATGATTACGAAAAGCTTTTTTGAGCATACCGGGAGTGATGGTTCAACTCCTTCGCAAAGGGTGACCAATGCTGGCTATTCATGGATGGCTACAGGTGAGAATATTGCTATGGGCTATACTTCAGAGAAGGATGTTATGAATGCTTGGTTGGCTAGCGAGGGGCACTGTCTTAATATAATGCGGAAGGAATTTAAAGAGTTGGGTGCTGCTAGGGTAGGTAATTATTGGACTCAAGAATTTGGAACTCCTCGGTAA
- the rplM gene encoding 50S ribosomal protein L13 has protein sequence MDALSYKTVSVNKVSAPKEWVVIDATNLVVGRLASQVAMILRGKHKPSFTPNSDCGDNVIIINAEKVRFTGNKLTDKVYVRHTGYPGGQRFATPADMLKRKPLFVVEKAVKGMLPKNRLGAALFRNLHVYAGAEHPHEAQQPKVITVNKLK, from the coding sequence GTGGACGCACTAAGTTACAAGACTGTATCTGTCAACAAGGTATCTGCTCCGAAAGAGTGGGTAGTGATAGATGCAACCAATCTAGTAGTGGGCCGCCTTGCTTCTCAAGTTGCGATGATTCTGAGAGGTAAGCACAAGCCTTCTTTTACGCCAAACTCAGATTGTGGTGATAACGTAATCATCATCAATGCTGAAAAGGTACGCTTTACCGGTAACAAGCTTACCGATAAGGTTTATGTTCGCCACACTGGCTACCCAGGTGGACAACGCTTTGCAACTCCTGCTGATATGCTAAAGCGTAAGCCTCTTTTCGTTGTAGAAAAGGCTGTTAAGGGTATGCTACCAAAGAACCGCCTAGGTGCTGCTTTGTTCCGTAATCTACACGTTTACGCTGGCGCAGAGCATCCACATGAGGCTCAACAACCAAAAGTTATCACCGTTAATAAACTTAAGTAA
- a CDS encoding UDP-glucose dehydrogenase family protein, which produces MKITIVGSGYVGLVTGACFAETGVDVTCVDVNIEKIEGLKKGVIPIYEPGLEQLVERNVAKDRLHFSTSLKDSLTDSEAVFIAVGTPPDEDGSADLKYVIGVAREIGQYADHYLAVVTKSTVPVGTAKKVKSALQEEYAKRKATFGFDVVSNPEFLKEGNAIDDFLKPDRIVVGVESEEAENLMKRLYAPFVLNGHPIIVMDIPSAEMTKYAANAMLATKISFMNDIANLCEIVGADVNWVRKGIGSDNRIGNKFIYPGIGYGGSCFPKDVKALIQTGKEHHHKLEILQAVEDVNQRQKNVLFQKAVKFFDGDLTDRTFGIWGLAFKPQTDDMREAPSIVIIEHLLQNGAKVKAYDPVAQKEARHHFGNKIEYCQGPYEAIIDADALFLLTEWPEFRLPDFKAIEKLMRGNTIFDGRNIYDPAEMHQLGFNYFSIGRLPILANNVIGVRPAVKHA; this is translated from the coding sequence ATGAAGATTACTATTGTGGGGAGCGGGTATGTCGGTCTTGTAACAGGCGCCTGCTTTGCAGAAACGGGTGTCGATGTAACCTGTGTTGACGTGAATATCGAAAAAATTGAAGGCCTGAAAAAGGGGGTTATTCCCATATACGAACCAGGTCTGGAACAGCTTGTAGAACGAAATGTGGCAAAAGATCGGCTGCACTTCTCCACAAGCCTAAAAGATAGCCTAACCGATAGCGAGGCTGTGTTTATTGCCGTAGGAACGCCTCCTGACGAAGACGGTAGCGCAGATCTAAAATACGTAATTGGTGTAGCCCGAGAAATAGGACAATACGCCGACCACTATCTGGCCGTAGTTACCAAAAGTACGGTTCCCGTAGGTACTGCAAAAAAGGTAAAATCCGCGCTTCAAGAGGAGTACGCTAAGCGAAAAGCAACATTCGGCTTCGACGTTGTTTCCAACCCAGAGTTTCTAAAAGAAGGAAATGCCATTGACGACTTCCTAAAACCTGACAGAATCGTGGTAGGTGTAGAATCGGAAGAAGCCGAAAACTTAATGAAACGCCTCTATGCCCCGTTTGTACTCAACGGACACCCAATTATCGTAATGGACATTCCATCTGCAGAGATGACTAAATATGCGGCAAATGCAATGCTAGCCACTAAGATTAGCTTCATGAATGACATCGCCAACCTTTGCGAAATAGTTGGCGCAGATGTAAATTGGGTACGCAAAGGGATTGGAAGCGACAACCGAATTGGCAACAAATTTATATATCCCGGCATTGGCTATGGAGGATCTTGCTTCCCCAAGGATGTGAAAGCCCTCATACAAACAGGCAAAGAGCACCATCATAAGTTAGAAATACTGCAAGCGGTAGAAGATGTAAATCAACGCCAAAAAAATGTTCTTTTCCAAAAAGCCGTGAAATTCTTCGATGGTGACTTAACAGATCGCACATTTGGTATCTGGGGCTTAGCCTTTAAACCTCAGACCGATGATATGAGAGAAGCACCTTCAATAGTAATAATTGAGCACCTTCTTCAAAACGGCGCAAAGGTCAAAGCCTACGATCCAGTAGCCCAAAAAGAAGCTCGACACCACTTTGGAAATAAAATAGAATACTGTCAAGGACCGTATGAAGCAATCATTGATGCAGATGCGCTCTTCTTACTAACAGAGTGGCCCGAGTTTAGGCTTCCAGACTTCAAGGCTATCGAAAAACTCATGAGAGGAAATACCATTTTTGACGGACGCAACATCTACGACCCTGCTGAAATGCATCAGCTTGGATTCAACTATTTTAGCATTGGACGATTACCTATTTTAGCGAATAACGTAATTGGTGTTAGGCCTGCAGTAAAGCATGCCTAA
- the rpsI gene encoding 30S ribosomal protein S9 translates to MEVVNTIGRRKAAVARIYMTPGKGEIVINEKPLEAYFTTGVLQYTATQGLIVTNQLGKYDIKVNLDGGGVKGQAEALRLAISRALCEIDNETYRPALKASGLLTRDSRVVERKKPGQPKARKKFQFSKR, encoded by the coding sequence ATGGAAGTTGTTAACACTATTGGAAGAAGAAAAGCAGCTGTAGCTCGTATTTACATGACCCCTGGGAAGGGCGAAATCGTAATTAACGAAAAACCGCTAGAGGCTTATTTTACAACTGGAGTACTTCAGTACACTGCAACCCAAGGTCTTATTGTTACTAACCAGCTTGGTAAGTACGACATTAAGGTAAATCTTGATGGAGGTGGTGTTAAGGGACAAGCAGAGGCGCTACGTCTTGCTATCTCTCGCGCACTATGCGAAATTGACAACGAAACTTACCGTCCTGCGCTTAAGGCTAGTGGCCTTCTAACTCGCGACTCTCGCGTAGTTGAGCGTAAGAAGCCAGGTCAACCAAAGGCTCGTAAGAAATTCCAGTTCAGCAAACGTTAA